One genomic segment of Acanthochromis polyacanthus isolate Apoly-LR-REF ecotype Palm Island chromosome 9, KAUST_Apoly_ChrSc, whole genome shotgun sequence includes these proteins:
- the LOC127535416 gene encoding G2/M phase-specific E3 ubiquitin-protein ligase-like, whose product MNITLPDVVANLSLPIDHTKVSRFNISRANVWDGAVRGFKRTTYSETCDLLVRFTDDAGVFEEGIDTGGPRREFLTLLMKHLKDRPIFDGPEGHRFLVYNANAVREDEYFLAGKMIAVSVVHGGPGPHFLSEDLVHYLAGQPSFKATVNLITDEEIGKALQEIENAASLDALQECIMRHSTMLQTAGCLRHVAAVGEKKEVVADYLRWYIIDRNSSVIDRFRDGLSALQFLTALRQHPSLLTPVLCHSAKRLTGLELERLFKPDLSPSGSNRRLKESQTLAYWADYLLDCEEGETAVSVEDVLMFATGLTSLPPSGLEPLPQIRFLDDSPFPMANTCSNLLKLPLLDSYSVFKSQMDFGIQNSPGFGCF is encoded by the exons ATGAACATCACACTACCTGATGTTGTGGCAAACCTGTCACTTCCTATTGATCACACAAAGGTCAGCAGGTTCAACATCTCAAGGGCTAATGTTTGGGATGGAGCTGTCAGAGGCTTCAAGCGTACAACATACTCTGAAACCTGTGACCTGCTGGTCAGATTTACTGATGATGCTGGTGTTTTTGAGGAGGGAATTGACACAGGTGGTCCAAGAAGAGAATTTTTAACTCTGCTAATGAAACACCTGAAAGACCGGCCCATTTTTGATGGACCAGAAGGACATCGGTTCTTGGTCTACAATGCAAATG CTGTTAGGGAGGATGAATACTTCCTGGCAGGAAAGATGATTGCAGTGTCGGTTGTACATGGAGGTCCAGGACCCCATTTCCTGTCAGAAGATCTTGTACATTATCTTGCCGGCCAGCCTTCGTTCAAAGCAACAGTTAATTTAATAACTGATGAAGAAATAGGGAAAGCTTTGCAAGAG ATTGAGAATGCTGCTTCATTGGATGCTCTGCAGGAATGTATCATGAGACACAGCACAATGTTACAGACAGCAGGCTGTCTGAGACATGTGGCTGCTGTGGGGGAGAAGAAAGAAGTTGTGGCAGACTACCTCCGATGGTATATTATTGACCGCAACTCATCTGTAATTGACAG ATTCAGAGATGGTCTTTCAGCCCTTCAGTTTCTTACTGCACTACGGCAACACCCTTCTTTGCTGACCCCTGTCCTGTGCCACTCTGCAAAGCGACTCACTGGCTTGGAACTTGAGAGACTCTTCAAACCTGACCTCAGTCCTTCAGGGAGTAACAGGAGACTAAAAGAAAGTCAAACTTTGGCCTACTGGGCAGACTACCTCCTTGACTGTGAag AAGGTGAGACTGCTGTGTCTGTGGAGGATGTTTTGATGTTTGCAACTGGGCTGACATCACTTCCCCCTTCTGGCTTGGAACCATTGCCACAAATACGGTTCCTGGATGACTCTCCATTCCCGATGGCAAATACGTGCTCAAACTTGCTGAAATTGCCACTCCTGGATTCATACAGTGTGTTTAAGTCACAAATGGACTTTGGAATTCAAAATAGTCCAGGATTTGGCTGTTTTTAA
- the LOC127535500 gene encoding uncharacterized protein LOC127535500 produces the protein MDSERVMFCPFCGEHMSRLTRFCFSCGRSLEFLNGADKTNAQETSQPPVNAKQGEKSCPSYKHFLEYRSSKSKERQSCNYGPRGRPRAKERKHVQINIGLMVPNRDDGTDLKPLRGKTLPLFVDPEVEAPDLLKQAVKKMRTFNKDMQEGPYVLLYADCSEVVHVPGSEKPFKLDDYKRELGRPYGRITFFICLETHFKGAVGDTSDSDGDSEIIITSRSTAEFNRADTVVFEPRNQSTPKHKTEDERSVHFSILPL, from the exons ATGGACAGCGAGCGGGTGATGTTCTGCCCATTTTGTGGGGAGCACATGAGCCGCTTAACGCGGTTTTGTTTTTCGTGTGGTCGGTCTTTGGAGTTTTTAAATGGGGCAGACAAAACGAATGCACAGGAGACGTCCCAACCACCTGTTAATGCTAAACAGG GAGAAAAATCGTGTCCATCATATAAGCATTTCCTGGAGTACAGAAGCTCCAAGTCAAAGGAGCGTCAGTCTTGTAACTACGGGCCGAGAGGAAGACCTCGGGCTAAAGAACGAAAACACGTCCAG ATAAACATTGGGTTGATGGTGCCAAATAGAGATGATGGAACTGATTTAAAACCTCTAAGAGGGAAAACACTCCCGTTATTTGTTGACCCAGAGGTCGAAGCACCTGATCTTCTCAAGCAAGCTGTAAAGAAGATGAGAACATTCAACAAAGACATGCAAGAAGGACCATATGTCCTTTTGTATGCAGACTGCTCAGAGGTGGTCCATGTGCCTGGGTCGGAAAAGCCGTTCAAACTGGATGATTATAAAAGGGAACTTGGGAGGCCATACGGCAGGATCACCTTTTTCATTTGCctggaaacacattttaaaggag cagtgggtGATACCTCAGACTCTGATGGCGATTCTGAAATTATCATCACATCAAGGAGCACAGCTGAATTTAACCGAGCTGACACTGTG GTTTTTGAACCACGAAACCAAAGTACTCCCAAACACAAAACTGAAGATGAAAGGTCAGTACATTTTAGCATCTTGCCTTT ATGA